Proteins encoded within one genomic window of Streptomyces sp. NBC_01314:
- a CDS encoding hydrogenase expression protein HypE yields MTEATPGTVDAANAGGAPADETPTIHILWINAGLSCDGDSVALTAAMQPSIEEIVLGVLPGLPKIAVHWPLIDFECGPVGGSDTFIEWFFKGERGEIDPFVLVVEGSIPNESIKPEGYWCGFGDNPETGQPITTSEWIDRLAPKALAVVAIGTCATYGGIHAMAGNPTGAMGVPDYLGWDWKSHAGIPIVCVPGCPIQPDNFSETLTYLLYQAAGSAPMIPLDDKLRPTWLFGATVHEGCDRAGYYEQGQFALSYDSPTCLVKLGCWGPVVKCNVPKRGWMNGIGGCPNVGGICIACTMPGFPDKFMPFMDEPPGAKLSSNASGAYGAVVRRLRSITAKTVDKEPKWRRTGDKITTGYRPPW; encoded by the coding sequence ATGACTGAGGCGACGCCGGGAACAGTCGATGCCGCGAACGCAGGCGGCGCGCCCGCCGACGAGACACCCACGATCCACATTCTCTGGATCAACGCGGGCCTGAGCTGCGACGGTGACTCGGTCGCGTTGACGGCGGCCATGCAGCCCAGCATCGAGGAGATCGTGCTCGGTGTGCTGCCCGGCCTTCCGAAGATCGCCGTCCACTGGCCGCTCATCGACTTCGAGTGCGGGCCCGTCGGCGGCTCGGACACGTTCATCGAGTGGTTCTTCAAGGGGGAACGGGGCGAGATCGATCCGTTCGTCCTGGTCGTCGAGGGCTCCATCCCCAACGAGTCGATCAAGCCCGAGGGCTACTGGTGCGGCTTCGGCGACAACCCGGAGACCGGCCAGCCGATCACCACCAGCGAGTGGATCGACCGGCTCGCCCCGAAGGCGCTGGCGGTCGTCGCCATCGGTACGTGCGCCACCTACGGCGGCATCCACGCCATGGCGGGCAACCCGACCGGTGCGATGGGTGTGCCGGACTACCTCGGCTGGGACTGGAAGTCCCACGCAGGCATCCCCATCGTGTGCGTCCCGGGCTGTCCCATCCAGCCCGACAACTTCTCCGAGACGCTCACCTACCTGCTCTACCAGGCGGCCGGCTCCGCCCCGATGATCCCGCTGGACGACAAGCTGCGTCCCACCTGGCTCTTCGGGGCCACCGTGCACGAGGGCTGCGACCGCGCGGGCTACTACGAACAGGGCCAGTTCGCCCTGTCGTACGACTCGCCGACCTGCCTGGTCAAGCTCGGCTGCTGGGGCCCGGTCGTCAAGTGCAATGTGCCCAAGCGCGGCTGGATGAACGGGATCGGCGGCTGCCCCAACGTCGGCGGCATCTGCATCGCCTGCACCATGCCCGGGTTCCCCGACAAGTTCATGCCGTTCATGGACGAGCCCCCCGGCGCCAAGCTCTCCAGCAACGCCAGCGGGGCGTACGGCGCCGTCGTCCGCAGGCTGCGGTCGATCACCGCCAAGACGGTGGACAAGGAGCCCAAGTGGCGCCGTACCGGAGACAAGATCACCACCGGATACCGGCCCCCGTGGTGA
- a CDS encoding hydrogenase maturation protein, with protein MHILLLASAFNSLTQRTHAELRDHGHTVAVELALPGSPLSAAVRRHAPQLVVAPMLRTAIPEEVWSAYTCLVVHPGPVGDRGPSSLDWAIHEGVEEWGVTVLQADGEMDAGDVWASVACRLPQVGKSELYRGEIADAAIEAVLLAVERFAGGTYAPCRQDAAGTAYADESDAYAGESDGVPRPRTRPYLDQSVRRIDWAEDSTQDVLRKLRAADSQPGVLDVLCGGEWYLHGGHPESVLRGRPGGLLATRAGAVCRATRDGAVWIPELRPRRGPGQPPTFKLPAVSALGDRLPPLPEHTLPRLPETRHRTWADIRYREDGNVGFLSFSFPGGAMSTEQCGRLLDAYREACARPTSVLVLGGERDFFSNGIHLNVIEAADDPAAESWANIDAIDDLVEAVLTTTDRLVVAAIAGNAAAGGVMLALAADEVWCRSGAVLNPHYRLMGLYGSEYWTHTLPRRVGPATAERLMREALPVSSASALRLGLADRVLDCGPDAFAREVGGLAARLAALPATASRITVKKTELDRLESATPLAGFRAQELARMRRTFDDPDAPYHALRRSFVHKERPTCTPPHLGPVPVA; from the coding sequence GTGCACATCCTGCTCCTAGCCAGCGCGTTCAACAGTCTCACCCAGCGCACCCACGCCGAGCTGCGCGACCACGGCCACACCGTGGCGGTCGAACTGGCCCTGCCGGGCAGTCCGTTGTCGGCTGCCGTGCGGCGGCACGCACCCCAGCTCGTCGTGGCGCCGATGCTGAGGACGGCCATCCCCGAGGAGGTGTGGTCGGCGTACACCTGCCTCGTCGTCCACCCCGGACCCGTGGGCGACCGGGGACCGTCCTCCCTGGACTGGGCGATCCACGAGGGCGTCGAAGAGTGGGGTGTCACCGTCCTGCAGGCCGACGGGGAGATGGACGCCGGTGACGTATGGGCCTCCGTGGCGTGCCGGCTTCCTCAGGTGGGCAAGAGCGAGCTGTACCGGGGCGAGATCGCCGACGCCGCGATCGAGGCGGTCCTGCTCGCGGTGGAGCGCTTCGCCGGGGGCACCTACGCGCCCTGTCGACAGGACGCGGCAGGCACGGCCTACGCCGACGAGTCCGACGCCTACGCCGGTGAGTCCGACGGCGTCCCACGCCCGCGCACGCGTCCGTACCTCGATCAGAGCGTCCGGCGGATCGACTGGGCCGAGGACTCCACCCAGGACGTCCTGCGCAAGCTGAGGGCGGCCGACTCGCAGCCCGGTGTGCTGGACGTGCTGTGCGGCGGTGAGTGGTATCTGCACGGCGGTCACCCCGAGAGCGTGCTGCGCGGCCGTCCGGGCGGGCTGCTGGCCACCCGGGCCGGGGCGGTGTGCCGGGCCACCAGGGACGGCGCCGTGTGGATCCCGGAGCTGCGGCCCCGGCGCGGCCCGGGGCAGCCGCCCACGTTCAAGCTCCCTGCCGTGTCGGCCCTGGGCGACCGACTGCCGCCGCTGCCCGAGCACACCCTGCCCCGCCTGCCCGAGACGCGGCACCGGACCTGGGCGGACATCCGCTACCGGGAGGACGGGAACGTCGGCTTCCTCTCGTTCTCCTTCCCCGGCGGCGCCATGAGCACGGAACAGTGCGGCCGACTGCTGGACGCCTACCGGGAAGCGTGCGCGCGGCCCACCTCGGTGCTGGTGCTGGGCGGCGAACGGGACTTCTTCTCCAACGGGATCCACCTCAACGTCATCGAGGCCGCCGACGACCCCGCCGCCGAGTCCTGGGCGAACATCGACGCCATCGACGATCTGGTCGAGGCGGTCCTGACGACGACGGACCGGCTGGTGGTCGCGGCGATCGCGGGCAACGCCGCGGCCGGCGGAGTGATGCTCGCGCTGGCGGCCGACGAGGTGTGGTGCCGCTCGGGGGCCGTGCTGAACCCCCACTACCGTCTGATGGGTCTGTACGGCTCGGAGTACTGGACGCACACGCTGCCGCGCAGGGTGGGTCCCGCGACGGCGGAGCGGCTGATGCGTGAGGCGCTGCCGGTGAGCTCGGCGAGCGCGCTGCGCCTCGGGCTCGCCGACCGGGTGCTCGACTGCGGCCCTGACGCGTTCGCACGGGAGGTCGGCGGCCTGGCGGCGCGTCTGGCGGCGCTTCCGGCCACGGCGTCGCGGATCACCGTGAAGAAGACGGAGCTGGACCGGCTGGAGAGCGCGACCCCGCTGGCCGGCTTCCGGGCACAGGAGCTGGCCCGGATGCGCCGGACCTTCGACGACCCCGACGCCCCGTACCACGCGCTGCGCCGCTCCTTCGTCCACAAGGAGCGGCCGACATGCACCCCGCCGCACCTCGGTCCTGTCCCGGTTGCGTGA
- a CDS encoding DUF6400 family protein: MSHHGRALPGEPDEPVAASDPAADRPDASPMIDFDVDLSAHELLRRAHVLDALGADWDPVAALRGEEAAYALLYSGLDAEQQRVYDELVSAGVLSRGGGGRAAA, from the coding sequence ATGTCCCACCATGGCCGCGCCCTTCCCGGCGAACCGGACGAACCCGTCGCAGCGAGCGATCCTGCCGCCGACCGTCCTGATGCCTCCCCGATGATCGATTTCGACGTCGATCTGAGTGCACACGAACTGCTCCGGCGCGCTCATGTCCTGGACGCCCTCGGCGCCGACTGGGACCCCGTGGCCGCGCTGCGCGGCGAGGAAGCGGCATACGCGCTGCTGTATTCCGGTCTCGACGCGGAGCAGCAGCGCGTGTACGACGAGCTGGTCTCGGCCGGTGTGCTTTCGAGGGGAGGCGGCGGCCGTGCTGCCGCTTGA
- a CDS encoding TOPRIM nucleotidyl transferase/hydrolase domain-containing protein, translating into MVDMRMFRDEVTGWAAGGSGRPARELAELLGVHTAVLLEGLSDLAAVEALAAERGRDLAGEGVCVVSMGGAMSVGRYAGLLGPPGLGLRLLGLCDEREKPFFDRGLDPAWAPRPSHFVCAADLEDELIRALGTARIEQIIQAEDELRPWQTFLRQPAQHGRPRHQQLRRFLGTKKGRKIRYGRLLVEALAPDQVPAPLDDLFAGL; encoded by the coding sequence ATGGTCGACATGCGCATGTTCCGCGACGAGGTCACAGGCTGGGCGGCTGGTGGCTCCGGTCGGCCGGCGAGGGAGCTGGCGGAGCTTCTGGGGGTGCACACGGCGGTCCTGCTGGAAGGGCTGAGCGACCTCGCGGCCGTCGAGGCGCTGGCCGCGGAGCGGGGCCGTGACCTGGCGGGCGAGGGAGTGTGTGTGGTGTCCATGGGCGGGGCGATGAGTGTCGGCCGCTACGCGGGGCTCCTCGGGCCGCCCGGTCTCGGCCTGCGCCTGCTCGGTCTGTGCGACGAGCGGGAGAAGCCCTTCTTCGACCGGGGCCTCGACCCGGCCTGGGCACCGCGCCCGAGCCACTTCGTCTGCGCGGCGGATCTGGAGGACGAGCTGATCCGCGCCCTGGGCACGGCGCGGATCGAGCAGATCATCCAGGCCGAGGACGAGCTGCGGCCCTGGCAGACCTTCCTACGGCAGCCCGCCCAGCACGGCCGGCCCCGGCACCAGCAGCTGCGGCGCTTCCTCGGCACGAAGAAGGGCCGCAAGATCCGGTACGGCCGCCTCCTGGTCGAAGCCCTCGCCCCCGACCAGGTGCCCGCCCCGCTGGACGACCTCTTCGCCGGCCTGTGA